Proteins encoded within one genomic window of Oryza glaberrima chromosome 12, OglaRS2, whole genome shotgun sequence:
- the LOC127756440 gene encoding cysteine-rich receptor-like protein kinase 43, translated as MNPKIGDFGLAKVLKDDEVNASVRGTLGYMPPEYIVEGVISVKNDVYGFGVTLLETISGMSDSGRDARHQASIEWAWNVRLSGGIHKLFYPSLCDESQLKEIKRCMEIGLLCTQNKPSDRPTMPDVLEMLHGKKKVPTPKQPGYIKRVRAAGRHKQV; from the exons ATGAACCCTAAAATTGGTGATTTTGGACTAGCTAAAGTATTAAAAGATGATGAGGTCAATGCAAGCGTTCGTGGAACATT GGGCTATATGCCACCAGAATATATTGTTGAAGGTGTTATCTCAGTAAAGAATGATGTCTACGGTTTTGGCGTAACACTGCTTGAGACCATTAGTGGAATGAGCGATTCTGGAAGAGATGCTCGTCATCAAGCTTCCATTGAGTGG GCATGGAACGTACGTCTATCTGGAGGTATACACAAGCTATTCTATCCATCACTGTGTGACGAGTCTCAACTGAAGGAGATCAAAAGATGCATGGAGATTGGACTGCTCTGTACCCAGAACAAACCGTCAGACAGGCCAACAATGCCTGATGTTCTTGAAATGCTACACGGCAAGAAGAAGGTACCGACCCCCAAGCAACCAGGCTACATCAAAAGAGTACGGGCTGCAGGACGTCACAAACAAGTGTAG